Genomic segment of Coffea arabica cultivar ET-39 chromosome 1e, Coffea Arabica ET-39 HiFi, whole genome shotgun sequence:
CGTACATAATAAAGATTAGAATTAACACTAAaagtcaagtttttttttttcacatactTCCACTATTACACCCGGCCCCTTTATATAAACCGTTATGCTGATCATAAATTTATCAAGCAAGAATGAAGAGACAAATAACATTTTTTAGTGCtttacttttcttctttctattgcaacctcaagaagtgaTCAGTTTCACTTTCTTGGGAGATCATTTGTGCCGTCATGATGACGCTGTTGCACTGCTTCAATTCAAAGAAATGTTTAGCATTTCAACTTATGCTTCCTGTGATCATTCATATCCAAAGACAACACATTGGACAGCACATACAGACTGTTGTAGTTGGGACGGCGTCACATGCCACAACCTCACTGGTCGTGTAATTGGGCTGGATTTGAGTTGCGCCCAGCTTCAGGGAGTCATCCATCCAAACTCCACTCTTTTCCGTCTTTCTCATCTCCGCCATCTCAACCTTGGTTTTAATCATTTCATCGATTCACGGATTTCACACCGATTTGGCTCACTGAAAAGTTTAACCCACCTCAATCTCTCATATTCAAATTTCCAAGGTGAAATTGCTTCAGAAATATCACACCTATCCAACCTAATTTCACTTGATCTATCTGCCAATGAGCTTCTAAGATATGAACTTAGCAATTTTGAAGCGATGCTTCAAAACTTAACCCATTTAAGAGAGCTGTCACTTTCAACAGTAGACATCTCATCCGAGTTGAGGGTGAATTTTTCTTCATCTTTGACATATCTAGATCTCATGGATACTGGAATAAGAGGTAATTTACCAAGTAATATTTTTCATCTGCCGAATATGCAAGTTGTCTCGTTAGGTGGCAATGAGAATCTTGCTATTAGTTTATCGAAATTGAAATTGAACTGCAACATTTCTAATTCTCTGAGGCAGTTGGACCTATTTAGTACAAATTTCTCTGCTGCGTTGCCAGATTTGATTGGGTGCATAGGGTCCTTAAATTCTTTGGATCTAAGTAATTGTCAAATTTCTGGTGTCATTCCTGAATCAATTGGCAACCTTACCCAGCTTATTGAATTATCTCTGGATTCTAACTATCTTCGAGGGAAAATTCCAGATAAATTTTCcatttcacaaaaaataagTTGGCTGTCACTTGGTCACAATTTTTTGACTGGGAAATTTCCAAACTCACTTCACAACCTTACGCATCTTTACCATTTAGATCTCTCTAGTAATCAACTGACGGGGGAAATCGAAGATTTCAAAAGTAGGTTACTATCAGAGATTCAGTTGGAAAGTAATCAATTAAGTGGTTCAATTCCTCCATCAATTTTTACTATTCCGACCCTATCTGTCCTTGAGCTTTCATCAAACCATTTTACCGGGGTTGGGCAAGACTTATTTGTgaactttaatcagtttcaagAGAACCCACTTCAGAATGAAGCACCATGGAACACTACAATCAATGTAAGCATTTCCTATTCAAATTTCGTGCACTTGGGACTGTCTTCTTGCCAGATAAAGGAATTTCCAGAGTTTCTTAGAAATTCAGAGAGATTAGATTTTCTGGACCTCTCAAATAACATGATTCATGGCGAAATCCCAAGCTGGTTCATGTCTAAGACTTTTGATAAGTTGATCTACTTGAACCTTTCGCATAACTTTTTGATTGGTACCATAGACCCACTACCTGTTACTCCACATTTGGAGTTTCTAGATGTGAGTTCCAACTCACTTCAGGGCCGAATGCCTTCTTCTCTCTGTGAATTAAGTATTCTTACTATTCTTGATTTATCAAATAACAATTTGTCTGGCCCAATTCCTCAATGCTTGGGAAACTCCAGCCAATCTCTAGAAATTATGGATTTGGGAAATAATAGGCTTTTTGGCACCATTCCCACAACATTTTCAAAAGGCAACTCTCTGGGGTTTCTTATGCTGAATGACAATCAATTGCAAGGGCCATTGCCACGATCTTTAGCTCATTGTGAAGGTCTGGAACTCCTTGATTTAGGCAACAACAAGATAGATGATAAATTTCCAGTTTGGTTGGAAACTCTTTCTTATCTGAAGGTCCTAATATTGACATCTAATCGATTTCACGGAGCAATTGGCAATTGTCAGACGAAAAGTCCATTTCCTCGGCTAAGAATTATTGATGCATCCCACAATGAGCTCACTGGTGCTCTACCTGAAGAAATTCTCAGCAACTTCAAAGCTATGAAAAGTTCAAAGCATCAACAAAAGGAATTCCAGTATATGAAGTTAACTTTCATTAATGATTATTACATCCATTCTGTGGGTTTATTTATCAAAGGGACAGAGTACAGTCTTGAAAGAGTTCTAATAACTCGAATAGCCATTGACTTCTCAAGCAACAGATTCGAAGGACAAATTCCAGAGATTATCGGATCCCTTCATTCTCTTCAATTACTTACTCTCTCTCGTAATAACTTCAGTGGTCCAATTCCTAAGGCATTAGGGAATTTGAATATGCTTGAATCTCTCGACCTCTCGTGGAACCAACTTGAAGGAACCATTCCTAGGGAGCTATTGAATCTAGATTTTCTTGAATTCTTAAACCTTTCTGAAAATCGTCTAGTTGGACCCATTCCACGAGGAAGGCATTTTGatacatttggagatgattcaTACAGAGGGAACTTGGACTTGTGTGGATTTCCGCTGACTAAAGATTGTGGAGATATAGAGGCAACACCACCAGCCACGCCATGGGAAGCCGAACAACAATATGATGATTCTGAATTCTTTGATGGGTTCACTTGGAAAGCTGTTCTCTTGGGATATGGTTGTGGATTAGTGCTCGGATTAATTATGGGAGGTCTCATATTCTTAACTGGAAAACCAAGATGGTTTGTACTGATTGTCGAAGAGTCATTCAAACCGCGAAGGCAATCGAGGAAATGGATCCACATACGAACTTAAGCAGGGCAATGCAATAATTTGCATACCTGGTAAGCAGTGTATTCTTATTCTAGCCCTATTGTCAAATAATGGTATTGCGTTTGCATAATTACCAATTATAATATTATGCTTTGATAGgttgtaattttatcatttattttataattaatttcccctattacttAACCCaatgtgaattaattattagattctactcacttttagtatttgcCATTTATTTCAGGAAGTAGAACAAAAATATGGTAATAAGTACCAATTTGGCAGAAAAGGAGCCCAAGTGATAGAGCTTGCCCCAGGGAcatttttggaaaagaagatgtcACGCCCATTTCGATAATTTCTGCAGAGGAATGACGGACGAAGGGTTTCTTTCTCCTAAGAGCCGCCGCACATCTGACGGCTGGCTTTATCTTGAGTCTCTCGTCTGTAGCTTAAAAGAGAGAGGCTGGACTTTTCCCTTGGGGGGGCCTTTGGCTTGAAAAAACCTCCTGCGGGCATGGCAGGAGCAAAAGACAACTTAGCTTAGCTTTTGGTCTCCCTGGCATGTCAGGAAGCATTTTGGTAGCTTtagctttgacttttccttttagCCTTGAGTAATTTTGGTAGCTTTAGCTTTGACTTTTGCTTTTAGCCTTGAGTAGTTTTCTTTTCTCCGTATGTTAGGAGAAGCAAAAACAATGGAGTACTTCCGGTAGCTTTTCTTTTCAGTCAGTATTCCATCGGATCGAATTTGTGCATTTTCCAATTGATGGCTGCagcttcctcttcaattttgcGTGGGATTTGTTCACCAAAATGAACTAATTCCCTTTTTCTAGTTAAGGAGCAACGGATGCTTTGGATCGCCTAAAAAttatgagatcgatttaattttatcttttcttttatttattggtattcgcatattccttggttgcagtgcttatgattgtttgattaattgattgtcttggatccggataattagttaatttgataatctattgtcaattgggacattaaatccgtaattgtttaattgtctcaaaatagtggcaactggcatgattaggtttgtgtcaggggaatacgcgggctaatctaaaataaccctggtagtgcgttatttgattagaatagggctcctctaatacgtaaggcaattggggaattaaattctatgggcgtacctaggattatttctcaattagagcagtgattaacgggcataccttaatcatcgacacagtaaggaggggttgactgtcatcgcttgtttggcagttataacctatttattagtaaataattggaattgcctttgcttatcgatgatcaactaggtgaaccattgctgaagttattccttggctagatccttaattatcactcattagattttagtaatttgttatttaatttctagttggctattttatttttatttttattattttacttttagttgaattgcttaAATTGTCACCTCTGATATAAAAACATCCCCTTGTcattgtgaatttgaaaagaaacaattactcctagtctctgtggattcgaccctgcttatcactatctacagaaattacttttagtttgagcaggttttattattgcacaggcttcgacaacctgtcatgCTTCTACTTTATTTCTTCCTCAATCATAATAGCTTTTAAACTATTGTGATTCTATTAAATTAACTGATTCCTGAACTTCGTTGGATGACAAGCTTTTCGTATGGCTAATCTGAAAAGCTTGACTTGTAATACCCAGGTCTATCCATGGAGTGGAAATAAGGAAAAGATTCGGCTCATTTCCAGTTGTACGTGCTGTGTATTTTAGGCTGTAGTAGTTACTTGTTTATCGTGGTTTTCAATAGGGCTGTTCACGAATCGAGTCGCTCGCAATCGAATATGAGCTCGAACTCGAAAACATTAAGCTCGTTGGTtcgcgagcggctcgcgagctctattatatatatatatatattttttttttattttaatagcaaaattacatatatattcctaatatttttatgtgttaaaaaaattattattttattcatttttaaaaataaaataattttttaaaaatttttttaagctCGAGCCTTTTGATCTCGTcgaattcgaactcgagttcgagtttcatGAAATTAACTGGAGACTCGGTTTAATAAGGCTAAAACTCGATTCGACTCGTTTACGCCCCTAGTTTTCAAGTCTGAAGAGTCTCAAGTAATTGTGGTTCCTTGCCATTTTATTTGTAGCTTTATAATTGAAAGCAAAAGTCATTTCAATGGCTAGTTACTATTCGTTGGGTTAGTATGTCAGTATGGCTCGTGCGTTGTACTTGTGAATTACtatcttaaaatttcaaattaatgAAATTTGTAAAGCTTGAAACTGGATGTTATCTTCGGTGTTGGCTATTATTTAGAAATCAATTAAATTTGGAACATATTCCACTTCAATCCTACATTATGGAGTGTGAAAGTAACGACTTGGGGGGCCACCATAATTACTCAAAAAAGTAAGgacaattattattattattttttgggtatATTACACTATCACGATCACTGGCCAACGTGAAAAATTGGAAATCCTTGATGTCAGGAACAAAAATATAAGTTCCAACATGGCTAGAACATCTTTAACATTCTAAGTCTTTAAGTCTGAAAGCTAATGGATTTCAGGAGCCATTGGCATGTTCATTGTTCAAGAGTCAAATTAGATTTACAATATTGTGCATTGTTGTTTTCTCCAACAATGAATTCAGCAGTGTTGTCCCTACAATAGTTTCCAACAGTTACAGAACTGTGATTAGGTTAGGCAAATATGAATCAGAAATTAATGTTTGTGCGGGCTAACAATTATGATCAGTACTTTATGAGTTTAGTATTGGGGTTGAAAACTGATTTCAACAGATTCTCTCGTCTCTATTCCCTTACATTGTGGAATGTTTTtgataaaatatcataatttcatTTAAATCTGCACTAATGCCAGAAATTACATCATCAAATATATACAGATATTAAAGAACAGATTTGGAGAAAGGATACTTCAAATCTGAAgaacaataaaaattacattgtaaaactccaaatttaaaaaatgagaaaataattGTAAATCCACGAACATCCGTGCATGATTCCAATCGTCAGATTTGCTAATTAACTGTTTCAAATCCAGATATTATAGTGAGATTTGCCGAATAAATccaagaaatttcagatttgataaacaaaatctaaaaaaagaaaaataaaaaaattatcaaaaactttCACCAGAAATCTCTAGGATAGAATAAAACTCTCACTAAAAAAATTTAGGAAAgaagaaaactctcactagaCAATCTTATGTTGAGAAGAAACTCTCACTAGAGAATCCTATAAGAGATTTTATTCacacaaataaaaagaaactaTAGAGAGGGCTTCTCCCATgagaaaaaatcagaaaaatctgatCTCTCTCCCATAGAAGGGTTGAAGGGAGTTTTAGTTAAAGAGATTTTTCTAAAGAGAAAtagagaggaggaggagagaaGAGCTTAAGCTTAATTGAACAAATTGTTAACATTGTAGAATTTAAATTCATTGAATCGTCAAGTATCTTCCACAATTAAATTGAGGGAAGTATTTTAGGGTAATTTGCTTTGCTACAGGGGCGGATTTAAGGTGGGGGCACTAGGGGCACGGGCCCCCATTGTCTCCCTTAAATTCCTATAACACTTATAcaattttgatataattttaAGTGTGTCTCCAGAGTTTTCTTAGAAAAAGATGTGAAAGAATTAAGTAATTTTTTAAGTTAGTTCATAAACTAAAATTCTAAACAGATATATGGGgcacaaatttcatttgaaataatataaaaaacaaAGCCGTTTTCATTTCAATTAGCAAGTACCAATCATATCATTTACTTTCTTTGGACACCACTCCCCAATTTCCCTTCCCTCCTCTGGTCCCCCATTTTTCCCCCACAACCGAGAGCCACTACCTTCCACAACCAAGCAGCTAGCTACTCTTTCTCTTGATCAATTCATCCAATCATATCATTCACTTCCTTTGTCCCCACTTCTCAATTTTCCTTCCCTCCACTGGTCCCCCATTTTCCCTCCACAACTGAGAGTCATTCTTACTTCCACAACTAAGTTagttatcaaaatataaaaattcgGAGTGAacaattgtaaatagtttagtttgtttttgaaataaaattattattacattaataattttgaatttatctttttatatttttcatggaATATATGCATCATTTGCACTTGTTGGTGATTatattttttgcttaaaaaactagaaaaatagtaggtaaaaaattttagtgttacttttgcccccactaagaattttttctggctccgccactgCTTTGCtaatatcatcactttcagTTGCATTCTCAGAAATCTATCACAGATCATCCTATGGGGTGAATTCCTATCGATTGCGAAATCAACATATGTTAGAATAATATGTAGAAACTAATATGTTGAATAAATACAAAATTACATTTCCATTTTCTGCCTAACCAATATTATACGGACGTAGAACCATTTCCTAAGGAAAATTTTCTATGCAAAGCAATATTACGAGTGTCAGTTGGGCCTTAAGACTTGGGCCTTTCACAAATGCTGCCTATATATTCTCATTTACAAAATCATACTTTTGTCACTTGGGCCTTATGCAGGAATTTCGACAACGTTGAGGTGAACTTGGACTCATGGGTCTTCCATGGAATGCCTTCGGTTATTACACTGGGAGGAAAATGATACTGGATCCGGGGGATACCCTTTCTAGACTAATCCTTGTTTTCCTAGACTAACTAATTGTAACAGgtggaaaaaaaatggttagcACAAAGTTGCCCTTCAAAAGAGTGATCACTTTAACCTTTgccacttttggaaaaaaaaaaaaaaagagtgatcACTTTAATGTAATTCGGACAAAAATTGTAAATCTACGTTCCCTTCAATTGGAGATTGTTAAGAAGGAAAAGTAGGATGcttcattttcaattttaacAACAGAGCCTTTTATTTGCTATCAAAGAAAATTATTCATaatctaatatatatatttatgattGCCTTTTGTATTAAATATCTTACTACGGCATGAGCTAGGCACAAGGTCAACTCATAATGATTAATTTGGATGTCGATATTACTTAACATTTCTCTCTTGTGAAACCCTTAATTTATTGCTCAATTATGCCAATAAATCTTTATTTACAAAACGTTTACAGCTTTTTCTAATAGATTTACAAGTCATAATAAGGGACtattcaaggaacatttcaaaTAATTGCTATTTTGTATTATGCATGCacgtatgtatgtatgtatgtatgtatgtatatatatacatatacaagaaaatatttcacaGTTCCGTGAAAGTTTTTATGACACTCAATTCAAGCATTACACTATTTTCATATACTTTAGAAGCATTTATCTACAtaattctttgaaaatttccCAGAAATTAGGAGACAAATGAAAAAATGGTTTTGGCTACTATATGAATATGTAATAAGTCTTGGCAATTTTTAAATTGTGTTTCTCAATTGCTCTAAAATGGACAATAGGAACAAGAATGTTCCCAGAAAGTCTTCGTCAATTGTGTTAAGGAAGAACGATGGCCCAAATAATCTGTCGAAGGATTCAGGTCATTGTGATTATTTCACAATTTAGAAAAGTAAGGATAGGTTGATTTGgaccacaatttttttttccaaaaacttgactcgatttaatatttttttccacaatttagaatttttttttccaagaacgGAGACATTGTACGTCAAACAACATCAAAAGTGTTGATTTCAAAAGACGGAATGTCTAACGTTTTTTCACCCGGCGAACTGATTGGATTGTTGCGAGCAGAGCGAATGGGGCGCACTTTAGAAGAAGCGATCTGTTACCAAGCCGTCTTATTGGGAATAACAAGAGCATTTATCAATACTCAAAGTTCCATATCTGAAGCGATTTTTCAAGAAACTACTCGGGTTTTAGCAAAAGCCGCTCTTCGTGGGCGTATTGATTGGTTGAAGGGTCTGAAAAAGAACGTAGTTTTGGGGGGAATGATACCTGTTAGGACCGGATTCAAAGGATTAGTGAAATCTTCAAAACAACATAACAAGGCTCTcttggaaaccaaaaaaaagaatctATTCGAGGGGGAAATGAGAGATATTTTGTTTCATCACAGAAATTTTTTtgattctttcctttttaaaaaattccatGATCCATCAGAACAATCTTTTATAGGATTTAATGATTCATAAGAAgagatttatttcttttattaccttattttacttattttatttgatttagtTCGGCCATTTCATTTagtaaaataaatagaaaagaatAATGGTTTGGGTCATGTATATAAGGCCAATCTCACTATGACAAGTCCTGTTGTTCATCTACAAACACGTAACTAGTAATCCGTACTATGCTGAtacaaatttaaacaaaaattttcttgataATGTCTTAATTTTCTTCTTTCGGTTCACTAATTAGaaaaaaattgttgttttaAAATTCAGATTTAATCACAGGTCTAGTGTCCATTGCCACTTTCTATGTGCAAATGAGCAGGACTGACAGTCCTTGACTTGTCTAAAAACAAATCCACCATACAAATTGCAATTCCACCATGCTTGGGAAACTTAAGTTCTGAATTTTGGGCACTGAACTTGAAAATGTATATTGAGAAGTCTTGGTTTGAATTGCAATTTCTTGAAACGTTCACTGCTTAACACGATAATTAGCCAACTTTGAAGGAAATTGGAAGTCCTTGACGTCCCGAATGTGTATATAAAAGTGACATGTTTCCAATATGGCTAACTCGAAAGTCTTCAAGATTCCAAGACTTTAAAGTTCTGAAAGCTAATGGTTTTTTGGACCCATTAGCACTTTCTAGAATCAACTTcgttaaaaaaaaacttatgtTCAAAGATTTATAGATATCTCCAACAATGAATTCATTCATGTCATCCCTACATTACTTCttgttaagagaatataagtattcttatagataataaattagtaagggtattcttgtaaatagtttgttaggtttgtactcttataaatactagttggtcactcataatacggtgactagatgttttTCTCCCAAAATATCTGttttcatggtatcagagcaaaagtCTTAGAATTAGGGTTAAACATCTAGCAAAAGTCTTGTTCACACGATACTGGTCATCGCGCACTGTTCACGC
This window contains:
- the LOC140010122 gene encoding receptor-like protein Cf-9 homolog; the encoded protein is MFSISTYASCDHSYPKTTHWTAHTDCCSWDGVTCHNLTGRVIGLDLSCAQLQGVIHPNSTLFRLSHLRHLNLGFNHFIDSRISHRFGSLKSLTHLNLSYSNFQGEIASEISHLSNLISLDLSANELLRYELSNFEAMLQNLTHLRELSLSTVDISSELRVNFSSSLTYLDLMDTGIRGNLPSNIFHLPNMQVVSLGGNENLAISLSKLKLNCNISNSLRQLDLFSTNFSAALPDLIGCIGSLNSLDLSNCQISGVIPESIGNLTQLIELSLDSNYLRGKIPDKFSISQKISWLSLGHNFLTGKFPNSLHNLTHLYHLDLSSNQLTGEIEDFKSRLLSEIQLESNQLSGSIPPSIFTIPTLSVLELSSNHFTGVGQDLFVNFNQFQENPLQNEAPWNTTINVSISYSNFVHLGLSSCQIKEFPEFLRNSERLDFLDLSNNMIHGEIPSWFMSKTFDKLIYLNLSHNFLIGTIDPLPVTPHLEFLDVSSNSLQGRMPSSLCELSILTILDLSNNNLSGPIPQCLGNSSQSLEIMDLGNNRLFGTIPTTFSKGNSLGFLMLNDNQLQGPLPRSLAHCEGLELLDLGNNKIDDKFPVWLETLSYLKVLILTSNRFHGAIGNCQTKSPFPRLRIIDASHNELTGALPEEILSNFKAMKSSKHQQKEFQYMKLTFINDYYIHSVGLFIKGTEYSLERVLITRIAIDFSSNRFEGQIPEIIGSLHSLQLLTLSRNNFSGPIPKALGNLNMLESLDLSWNQLEGTIPRELLNLDFLEFLNLSENRLVGPIPRGRHFDTFGDDSYRGNLDLCGFPLTKDCGDIEATPPATPWEAEQQYDDSEFFDGFTWKAVLLGYGCGLVLGLIMGGLIFLTGKPRWFVLIVEESFKPRRQSRKWIHIRT